Part of the Quercus robur chromosome 5, dhQueRobu3.1, whole genome shotgun sequence genome, GGcacaaatttgtaaaaatgagtAGTCttgataataataagaaaaagagatagagagaaattatataattttcaagtacattttcacaacttttatattaaaaaatacaacacaaaaaaaagtgtaattacCCTTAATccttcaaatataaaaaataattacttattttttttagtagtaaaaaataattacttTAAAAAGCAAATAATTTTGGTGCTTcacatataataaatataagtatattagtcacaataaaatatttgtgaatttaattatatattaaaaaaattatatattttataatcagaacgtttgattttttttttaatatatctaagtttttgaaatttaagttaAAAGCAAATATTTTTCGCTTTAGAGCATCAACAACCTTCCTGCCACAGTGGTCAGTGTGTGTCATGTTTCAAATATAGCTCTTCTAAGTTGTAGTATATttgtttcttgaaaaaaaaaaagttgtagtaTATTTGTGTAATGACAACATGTACATTAAAATAATCCATTATACATTAAAATCTCCCTTATCAGAGACAGATAAATATCCAAGCATGTGTAAATGGCTCACACCTTCCCACTTAATTTGATTGACAAAAAAAATGGGAGggttatttcttattttatttatatcttacaaaaaacaaaatacaaaaaatccGAATCAAGACGTCAAATGGCAGTGGCCATAGACTttagtagtaatttttattaaggTTCAAGATCCGAAACGCCAACtttgatttttagaaacattttaccTTGCTAAAGGATTGAGTTCGGTACTGAGATCCATATTGATCATTTCAAATGAATCTTTCAATTCAACCCTATAGCCCTCTATCTTTTGAGATAATTCAGTTGTCAAACTTTCCTTTAGTTCTGCGACTACCTGACTCATGGTTGGCCTTCTACTCGAAGTTGGAGATACACAAGCCACTGCTACTTCAACAGCTTTCCAAACTGAGTTAACATTGAAATCTCCACCCAACCTTGGATCAACAATATTTTGAATGTCCCCTTTAGCAAGCATGAAACCCACCCATTGGCTTATGTGAGTCCTTTCATGGGATCTTTCGATCACAGGTCGATTTGTAATAATCTTCAATAGAACAACTCCAAAACTGTATACATCACTTTTTTCATTTAACCGGTTCGATTTGTAGTACCTGCAAGTCAACCCAGGttatattttcatgttttttgcaACATTATTCTTGGAAGTTGGGAAGTTTGTAATACTACTCTTGATATTGTTTGTTGTGTAATGTTTTGATATTCATTGAACAAAACTAGTTGAATtattacacacacatatataaactgACGCTGCTGACTTTTGATTAAttgatctttttattttattgtcacAACTCCAGAGGCCTCACAATATACATGTCATTGTTctaatttatgtttttagttgattttaaattctattttgtatttaaacCATCCATTAGTATCTTGCCATGCCATGTATTCTTTCAACAGTAGAATATAAATTCTATATACaaactaaattataataaataccaACTAATGATTACTATCATGTGGCTCTGCTGCTGACTACATGATAATTGCCTTTTATGATAAGAAACTTATCAACATAGCTTACTAAAACTTACAACTAAATAACAGAAGTACTCACTCAGGGTCCAGGTATCCAGGGGTGCCAACGACATTTGTCGACACATGTGTGCTGCTATCAATTTGGAAAATCTTTGATAGACCAAAATCCCCTAGTTTGGCATTGAACTTTTCATTCAACAAAATGTTTGTGGTCTTCACATCCCTATGGATTATGGGTGGCTTACAACCATGATGCAAATACTCCAAACCTGTTTTACAATCCATTATTAATtatagaaaaagaatgaaaagattaaacacttttaaaatatttatataaatcagCTTATTGCAAACCTTCAGCTGCGTCAATTGCTATTTGAAGTCTTGCTTGCCAACTCAAGATATTTGTTTTATGACCTGCATCCGTAAATAATACGCCTTAACTTAGTTGTGCAGTTCAAATAATAACCTTAATCATGTTGTTTAAGAAAAGTTTTTGagggaaaattatttttatgttgcttcaatataaaatttggcttaaattattaatttgaccCTTTCACCATTAGCCAAATCCAATTGTTCCGTAAACTATTAGTTGAGTCAATTTAGCCTTCCagttttcaaaatcaaatcaatacgATCGTTGGGTTGCCTCTCCATGATATTATTATAAGCTAGTTTTAACTATGACCAAACCTGACAATTGTGTTTCTAAGTCTCTGTTGGCCATGTACTCGTAAACGAGTCCCATGTTGGTTCCTTCGTAGCAATACCCGACAAGGGTAGTCAAGTTTTTATGATGAACTCTCATAAGAAGTTTTACCTACAATTCAAATCATCATAACTAATTTAGTATAATAATCGATGTATGGGAGATCAAGAATTCTATGTTATAGTGGCTTGCCTCTGCTTGAAATTGTTGATACCCTTGGACTGATGATGGAGAGAACACCTTCACTGCTACATGAATTCCATCTATGCAGCCATAGTAAACTGTTCCAAATCCACCCTTACCAAGAATCCTCTCAAAGTTGTTGGTGATTCTTTGGAGATCAGAATATGTCACTTGTCGTTGCATTGACTCCAGTGGCCGATTCTGGACGTTTGGTTGGGTATCAACTAGCGCAACTGCTAAGATCATCAAAAGTATATTAGGCACAAATCTTAGgagaattataatttttattgtttccgCAAATGTGTATCTTATATTTAATGTCTTAACCTCTAGTCTTATCTTGCTTTTTCCTCCTTGTAAGCCCACAAAAGATAGCCGCTATACTCAATGATAGGATGAGAAAACCAAAAACTGAGGCTAGTGTTAAAACAACAATATTGTTCTTcgtctttttcctttcacatgaATCTGACGCACAAAGGTTTGGATTTTCTCCCACACTACGAACAAAAAGGTTAATAGCAGCAATTGGAAGTTAGCAAGGAATATCATCATGAACATTATATTAGTATATGATGACACTAACTGATGCTTTAGGTTTTTGTAGAGAAACTATATACagactttatttgtttttgaaaatcggagtgaaataaaattatgatattacAGAGTCATCGGTTTTGACAAAAACCATACCTTAACAATAGTGAACCAGTCTTTGATCTTTTTATGAGTTCAGCTGGAATAGAACCATTGAGCTGATTTCGGTCTAAGTTTCTGCAAGGATAAAGTGAATATGATTTCCCCCTTTTTTAACATATAATGGTATCCAGAGGCAGGGCCACATACTGTAGTGGGTGCAAATACACGCAttgaaatttggaaaaaaaaatgtaacagtTTCGGTACTTTTCTATAATTACACTTcagtgggggaaaaaaagaaaaaaaaaaaggttgttttCAATTATGAGAACCCTTCTGAAAAATTAAATAGTACTGTAAAAAAATGTACCTTTTTAGATATGTAATCCAAATTCCTAAATcaattattcttttaaaaaagtgATCTCAAAAGATAGAACCTATTACTCAACTTTTCTCCTTCCCCATCCAACACTACGATTTGTCAATTTGGCCAAACAAAAATGTGAGAGGGAGAGGGggaaaagagaggaaagaaaagaagaagaaagaaaaaaaaaaaaaaagataaagaaaaggaaattggTGTAAGACAGACAGAATATGTAtacactttaatttttgttctgtATTAAATATTTCATAGTTTCTGTATCTTTATAAATTTTCTAGAATATGACtttattcctttattttagAGGGGTTTTTGaagtattttcattaaaattgaatatatatattacctaatACTTgtttaagaataaaattatttagagCAAAATTATGTTAAAGTTCACTCTTATTGCAATTCTTAAATTATAGAATAAACgagttttgtaacttaactaTACTTCCTTGTGCATGAAGTATTTGAAAGTTCAAGGGAGGAGGTGTTCAAGTTGTAGGGTTATGTTATTAACATATGtatttctaataataataataataataataataatagaattttgTATTACTATCCAAATGATGCATATAAAGTTAGAACATATCTACAAAATGGTACCAATCAACCTCCTAACTACTACtttacaaaaaatcaaaattcaaatcttttaaCCTCATTTCAATTGTGCTTATTTTGATGAGTATGAAATTGGTTGTagtattgtataaaaaaaataataaaacaatgtCAAAtccatgtatttatttatttatttactttaagAGTTTGCACTCATTTCAAAACAAATCCTAGGTCTACCACTTATACCATCAGTTAAGTAACTTACAAGACCCTCAAATACTTCAATTGAGACAAAGAATATAGTATTGATCCCGTTAAGCTGTTGTTTGATAGATCCCTGAAATAGGAAAATCAATTAAacttattatttagttataaaaaaataaaaataaaagaaaaaacaaaactttttacctaattttgttattattatcatttttcaatttttttgataatgtaaATTGTTAGTACTTACAAATCTTGTAACATTACGAGATTTGATATGTCAGCAGATATCTCTCCGGTCAATCCACTAGAAGACAAGTCCCTGTTCACgtttaaaatttacaattattaagGTAAAATTTTCTTAGAGATAGTTTTAAATAAGTTGGAAAGTCACGTGGGAAAGCATAAACTTACAAGGAAATAATTCTAGGGGAATTATAACCATCATAGCTACAATTTAGACCTTCCCACAAGTATGCTTGAGGGACACACGGATCTCCTTGCCAATTTTTCTTTACTCCATACGTTGACTTGATCTTTGTGATGGCATCAACTAATATTTACATAGGTATCCAAGTAAGTCAAAAGATACGAGCTAACTACAATAAAAGATTACAAGTTCGAAGCATACGTGTAGAGGAGCATACCATCTTGTTGGTCCGTTTCTGATTGCGAGAGATTTTTCACGGAATATATCTCAACTGCATTAAGGATGGGTGGAAGCGTTGAATTCTCTGTTTTGAAGATTGAAACTTCATATTTTTTGGCAATAGTCAAGGGCGATGGGCTATACAAAGTGTTTGTGGACAAGTACTCCGGAACAAAAGGTCCATAAAAGGGCTCCCCGTTTATTGTAATCTTGAATGATCTAGACTGATTGGCTTTTAGCTTTACAACTTCAGCAAAGTGCATGTAGATATAATATTCGGAAGTTGCGGTTTCTGAGTCCCAGTAGAAGTTCAATGGAGAGCTGTCGGTTGTTGGTGAGACAGCAGTACTCATGACAACAGATGGGGGTTGGTAATCGTTTTGACTTTGGGAGTCAATAGAAAGCGAGGTAACTATTACCTTATCATAGTTATCAGGCTTCCAAATGCGATCATAAATATCGTCTTCATACCTATGTAAACATGTGTGATTTTATATAAGCCAAGAGCAAATTGAGTCTatgttctgtttaaaactttaaagaGATATACACTATATAAATGGGATGAGATCTAGTGAAGAAACAATGGccgtcatctatatatatattagtcgAGCCTATCGTCCTTATAAAGTTGACTCACCAATAGGACCGGCACTAGGCTTAAAACCCTCTGTTAAAATCAGATCCTAAAATTTTATGagatatataacaaaaaataaaccacaaGAACATCAGTCAACTCcctctttctcactctctctcaacaacaaaatcaaaattgtaaattatattttcaacttTATTTAACCATGCATGATCTTATCTAGATAATTAAGCatcttctttgaaaaataataaattttagtaatttattttggtttaattttatGCTTGAACCATGAATATTTGATATATTCTCTATATAAAATTAATCTTTGTTTCCTTGTACGAGCAACTTGAGACTATTGTGTGATTTTATTACTATGCCAAGTTGTCTCTACATAttaatctctatatattaaaaggatTCATAAAATTAGTTACTATATCTTTGGCTTCCAAAAATAcacttaatttaattaacataTCATTATTcctaaaatataagaaataagATTAGAACTGTAAAACGTCAAACATTAAAAAGGTTCCTGTAACAAAAgcattagattaaaaaaaaaaaaaaaaaaaaaaaactacctgaTGTTCCTTATTCCCAATAAAACAAAGGTTCCTATTAAAAAGGTTCCTCGTTCCTTCCCACTTCCCCATGCCCACTACCCcactttcttaaaaataaataaataaataaaatctcatTCCCatgttgtataaaaaaaaatccttacaaaaaaaaaaccactatccacatcacattaaaaaaataaaaataaaaatacaaacaaacaaatccacacaaaaaccaattacaacttcctggaaaaaaaaacttctccTTTCAGTTGTTCCTCTTTGATCCTTTCAAACGTTGCGAaatgtataagaaaaaaattctaataacatTAGATCTCCAAAAaccaaggatgtcaataccgtaccggaggccgtaccggtttggccaccggtacaatatatttcggataccggtcaataccggtgtaccgtttcgggtttaccgctattttttatatttataaatataaatatatatatatatatatatatgtgtgtgtgtgtgtgtgtatgtatgtgtttgtgtatatatatattataataaatataaaagtttaccataaaacatttcctcaatttagAACTagttattcatggttttagactttagtatcaattaaaagggaaaaaaataaaaaaataaaatagaaagcttaaaagttatcattgcatactaagaaaacaaataatactaataagttaatacaaataagttaccattttgtcctaacaaaaattcaaaaattacaaaacttaaaaaaaaaaaaaaaaaaaaaaaaacttttttctgtaccggCTGGTATGCCCGGTACCGGccggtattgcccgaaattggccggtacggccggtacgaggccggtacggccggtattttttccggtacgaaacaGGGGGGTTGAGTGTACCGGATTGCTggccggtacggtatattccggccggtacggtacggtattgacatccatGCCAAAAACTCCAAATCTACAATATTCTTTCAGTTTCTTCTCTATTCTTTCATCCTATTTCTAATCGACACAGGCCGAAACCGACTCTACCGATTTTCAGGCGGGTCGAGTCCAGGTTCCTCCGCCCTCCACTCGACGTCGGCAAGTCGAGTCTGGGTTGGGTCCAAACCCGACCCAGCCCGACCCGGAACAGCCCTAATTTAATGTGTCATATATTGAATTCTATTCAATAGTCATGTGTTTAATTTCCTGTCAAAATTGGTAAgtctatttgaaaaaaatttaagtactactttttcaattgaattatatTGTATATCCTATTTTCCCAATTACATATATTGTGAATTGgtaattttataactttttgtGATGTGTAAACTATTTAAAATGTGTTGTAGAAGATTTGgctatgaataaaaaattatgacattaaacaaaaaaataaagcccCATCGCACATGTGCGTGAAATGagactaataataattaatgctTTAAATATTGTAGAGAATATTGTCTCTTATTTTCGAAAATGTTTTAGTTATAAGTGTCTACTAAAAAAGACCCATTAAAATGACTCACCTGTACATTTTATCAGTTAGTGAACCATCATCCGTGCGCGTAAAGAGTGCCAGTGATCCAGATTCTGTCACATACACCTCATCATTCAATGGCCGTAACTCTATTGCTGATATAAACGGTGTGCCGAGGTATGTGTTTACAAGACAGACATGTATATAATTTAGAGTTGGGACATGTATGAGCTCCAAGTTGAGAGTATATGACGCATTCTTTATTTTGACCGTATCCCACATATTTGGTCCCAGATGCAGATCGAATTCTGGGAAGTTATCTTGTCCATCATAATTCCCATACAAGAAGGTTGCTCGGATCAAATATTTGACTCCTTCTGCAATATTTATTCTGTAACAGTTTCGGATTCCATCAGGAAAGCTTCTTAGAGTCCATATTTGCTGTTGATAGTCATCTTTATTAAGCTCAGTTGATATGCTCTTGCTTATACCAGTGTCTGTGAAGGTCGCGTCTGAAATGTAATTTATGCCTGTTCTGGGCTCCTTATAGCTAAAATCTGCTGGTGACCCACAATCTATGCTAATGAAGCCTGAGATAGAACAATAATTTAGCTATATTTATGGTACAGTAATTAGCTATATAACCAAAACCAATACAAATATTCCAAGTTTAGATTGCCCTACCTGATTGATCCTGGGCATGAACCAGAAGAGTAAGAGCCATACCACCCAGCAATGCAAAGATGAAATGGTTGCACCTTCCCATGATCGCCATCTAAATTTCTTATTGCTTATTAGAACAAAGCTGCCAACACATGCTTTCCGACATCTATTACTTATACTGCTCATATGGGTATAGAATAGTTTTACCAACATTGTCCTAGTCAACTGCCCTTGTTACCTGAAGAATTCTATCACTTTTGTTTTATACTAATCATAACAGCTTCGGTAAgaatttatgataaaaattattaaaattgtgTCATGCTTAGTACGTTCAAACTAcatagtaaattaatttttgaactcCAAGTCAATGGGACAAACGACATGTCTGGGTTAGCGTCCGTAATACTCtgtaaattaattttgaaaatagaaatcCTTACGTACCAATTGGTTTGTGAAAACGAGTTGCTTTATTTTCGTGACTGATAGATATTGGAATGAAATGGTAGACCTGTCTTTTCCATGTGCCGTAGCACAAAAGGTAATAAATTCATTCAAAGAAAATTTCCAAGCAACAACACAAAAGTGGATATTTTCTATCAATACAATGTCCTAGCAAGTGTTTCGAATGAATTGacatgatattattttattttaatattggactaattttgtgttaatattattttaatgtattatatatattatgttactAGTTGCTAACCTGTGCAATGCATGGAAATAGCTATTGGACGagttttgggggaaaaaaaaatattgttgttttatttattagtttttttgtaAGAAGGAATAAGAGACATAATGTTATGTCTCtagtttaatttgttttgtatatataggtatatagaatataataataataataataataataataatatatcataaattgaaactctctaaaaaaaaggtcatgaccatttaaattaaatatatcaaaAGGTGTCTATTGACCAAAAAGGTTTTtgttcttataaaaaataaaaaaataaaaatgtttgttGATCCAAAATGTGAGTATTGACtaaaaatgtgtctattgatTGAAAATGTGCCTACTGAATGAAAATGTatctattgaatgaaaatgtgcatGTTGAAGGGTCATAATCCATTGGGTATAAATAAGGGTTCACATTCATTTGGTAACTTATTCTCAACTTCtcctttttcatctttcttaaaAGCACAAGAAACTTGTGAATATTCTCCAAAATGCTATTTGTAACTCAGGTCTGTTTTGTTAAATAGTAATTGTAACCTCATTGAATGTTGGTGATAATCTATAACAGAATAATGATCCCACTCACAATATATATGTGTAAATAGTTACCACCACAAAATGGTCACCACTGATTTAAGAGCATTTCACTATTTCTGTTTCCTTCTTTGTTATATTAGATTTAGATTTCTATAACTATATATTACACAGGCATTAGATAtatacatttttcatttttgtatgtATGTTGCTATAGCATAATATTTACACGATCCAATAGTTACTGAAAGTCTCTGGTTTTTTGGATCTTTCATGTTCAAAATGATAGGTATATATACTTAATATGTTCAAAATGATAGGTATATATACTTACTTTCTCAATATTCTCATTATTGtgatttgtgtgattgttttctttttgtttctttctattttcaGTATTAGATTTCAATTCTTTTGATTGTTTTGAAACGCATATTGATCAAAGCTATAAACGGAGGTGTGTccgctggttttttttttttttagcaatgaTATTGAATAATGCATTTACATATATATGGATCTACATTTTATAGATTGAGATTGAAAAATATCTTATTCTCTGTCTATAATTAACTGTCTTGGTTGATTTGTAGACATGAATGTACTCTGTAATGTATCTCTTTTGATGAATGGCAAttacaatagaaaaaaaaaaaaaaaaaagtgtctatTGAAAGGTCATAACCATTCAAATTTGATATATCAAAAGGTGTCTATTAACCAAAATGTGCTTATTGGCCGAAAAGGTGcctattgaataaaaatgttcctattaaatgaaaatgtgcCTATTGGCCGAAAAGGTGCCTATTGAATAAAAAGATGCATACCAGAAGGTGTCTATTGAAAGGTCATAACTCTTCATATTGGATATACAAACAGGTGCCTATTGATTGAAAAGATGCATATATATTGACTGAATATGTGTCTATTGAATGAGAAAATGCCTATTGATTGAAAAATTgtctattgaatgaaaatgtgtctattgacAAAAAATGTAcctattgaaaaatgaaaaatcaccTCTGTTTcgtatttttaaatgtatacatGGCATTAATTTATGTAGCCACATGGCGCAATGAGACgcggtcaacaaaaagtcagaCATTTCGGCTATTAGTTATCATATAGATATATTGAATTGTAGAATAGAACATGTGATtatggtgtattgtaaagtgatgtattaaaatagaaaaactaactttttgatatttgaaaatagcattcttcttctcttttttttttttttttttttttttttttttttttttttttttttttttttttaacacttgatgctaatgctctaagtgATTAGTTGGTGAGATTTGATAAAAGACGAGACAAAAGCATAACAAAGACTTCAAAGGTGGCCAAACTAAATCGTGATGAATTCGTGCAACTTGACCCGCACCCTGTTAAAAAAGAGAGGCCTCAATTTGGCCCTAACCAACCCTGCAGTTGGCAAAGGGAGTTCCAATGGTTATGTTCGTAAACCAAT contains:
- the LOC126725255 gene encoding LRR receptor-like serine/threonine-protein kinase IOS1 encodes the protein MAIMGRCNHFIFALLGGMALTLLVHAQDQSGFISIDCGSPADFSYKEPRTGINYISDATFTDTGISKSISTELNKDDYQQQIWTLRSFPDGIRNCYRINIAEGVKYLIRATFLYGNYDGQDNFPEFDLHLGPNMWDTVKIKNASYTLNLELIHVPTLNYIHVCLVNTYLGTPFISAIELRPLNDEVYVTESGSLALFTRTDDGSLTDKMYRYEDDIYDRIWKPDNYDKVIVTSLSIDSQSQNDYQPPSVVMSTAVSPTTDSSPLNFYWDSETATSEYYIYMHFAEVVKLKANQSRSFKITINGEPFYGPFVPEYLSTNTLYSPSPLTIAKKYEVSIFKTENSTLPPILNAVEIYSVKNLSQSETDQQDVDAITKIKSTYGVKKNWQGDPCVPQAYLWEGLNCSYDGYNSPRIISLDLSSSGLTGEISADISNLVMLQDLDLSNNSLTGSILYSLSQLKYLRVLNLDRNQLNGSIPAELIKRSKTGSLLLSVGENPNLCASDSCERKKTKNNIVVLTLASVFGFLILSLSIAAIFCGLTRRKKQDKTRVALVDTQPNVQNRPLESMQRQVTYSDLQRITNNFERILGKGGFGTVYYGCIDGIHVAVKVFSPSSVQGYQQFQAEVKLLMRVHHKNLTTLVGYCYEGTNMGLVYEYMANRDLETQLSGHKTNILSWQARLQIAIDAAEGLEYLHHGCKPPIIHRDVKTTNILLNEKFNAKLGDFGLSKIFQIDSSTHVSTNVVGTPGYLDPEYYKSNRLNEKSDVYSFGVVLLKIITNRPVIERSHERTHISQWVGFMLAKGDIQNIVDPRLGGDFNVNSVWKAVEVAVACVSPTSSRRPTMSQVVAELKESLTTELSQKIEGYRVELKDSFEMINMDLSTELNPLAR